Genomic segment of Plasmodium vinckei vinckei genome assembly, chromosome: PVVCY_10:
tattaaatggtGAATGGATAAGTGTTGAggttaaattattttcatcataattatttatttgcatttttaaatcatttaaatttatattaagttcatttaaatattttacaaaatcaCATTCCTTATTTTCTTGAGCAATATTAATCATagatattaatatatcagTAAGGtttacaaaaattttatttttttttctagcTTCTAAAATAGCGTTTTGAAGAACTAATTTACAATTTtctgaaaattttatttccttatTTGGTTTTGATATCTTTTGGCTATTTCGTTTGgcattactattattaaataaaaggaTTTCATCGTTCAGTTTTTTATCGTCttcttgttttttttcattttctttgttTTGGCTTGCTACAAGATTAGGGtctacattattattgtaacTGTTTGATATGTCTGTAACTTTGTCAGAGTCATAATTTGCGTTACTAGTAGAAtcagtattattattaataacatCATTTGATTCATTGTTTAAATTGTTTAGGATAATATGATTATATTCTTcatcttttatttgtttgtcATTTATAAACTTATTTTCTTCGTCAGCAGTTTGAATGTTAGATTTGTGTAAATCTATTTGTTCAGATTGATTAGAGTTTTGATCATTTGGTTCTTGTcctgttttttttagatTATTTTTGTCGAGTTCtgtattaaatttatttataaaatgttgTAATGATatgttaaaatatttaaagatGTGTTCTATGATATTTGAATCCGTTTTAAGTATTGCAATAAGTAGATGCTTAAGCAAAAcctcattttcattattatttttagcaACTTCCCTAGCCATAATTAAAGCCTTAATAcaattttcatcatattcATCAAAGAGAAATTTATTggatttatcatttttgccattgtatatttttatatatttgtttctgTTTACTTTGAAtgttttgtatttatttaagtTATAAGTATTATTTAGAAAACTGActtttttacttatttttacatttagTACAAATCCTAATATCATAAATATGGCAATTAAAATGTGATAATCTttcattttccatttttttctcttaatTTGATTGTCATATAGTTATTAGtctgtttattttttttcaaaagtAAGTTACACCATAGGTGTTTggaactttttttttatatggaGCCGTATCTCAATGATTAcataagttttttttttgtttgtattttttcaaatatttagAACATGCGAAGAGATATAATTCTCTCGCCTTATtctcttttcttttttttttagttactttttgttttttaattatacatCAATCCCATTTTAGAGATTCATAGTGATTAATTTGGTTAGCTAATAATATGGATATGCATCTTTGCATAAATTCAGTAGCAATTTTactgaatatatattatttataaatggtttcttattttttaattaatcaacaatgtatatatacatatataggaatataatattacatgtgtttattatatgtactATGCACATggatatttttgaaaaatattttatatgtcaCGAATAAGGATTATtaataagtaaaaataaataaaatgataaagttactttttttattatttttttaaaattgtcgAATTTgaattaatgaaataatttggGATCAAACTTTATAAAatgacataaaaatattaatgaatagATGACCTTGAAGTGGttttccaaaaaaaaaaaaaaaaaaaaaaaatatgattaaatattatacctTAAAATGTTTAAGAAAGAGACAGAGAATAAAGCCACATTTCGAATTATCATTTTGCTAaccttttatatatatatatatataatttaatattttcttttctttatttctcttattttttggcatatgaaaatgatatttcttttgaatatataaaatgaagGGAATACAAGGACTTCATTACGATGTATCTCATTACGTAGTATCACTACGCAGTAAATTTTTATGCCATTTGATAAGGGGTataaaatggaataaatccaaattttataatgtgtatttttatgaaattcAAAATGGTAAAAGGTAATAATGGGATATAAGTCGGTATAGGGTCGTGTGTGCACTCTCAATTTTTTCTCCTTtctcttttctttttttttgcactTATTTCGGggaaagaaatatatgtgGGTATATGTaggatattttttataatatataatgtaaaggtttgattatttttgatttaattcatttttaatatgattGTTAGATTAGCAATTTTGtgtttttcataatatggGGAGATAAAATTGAAGGGAAATAATGTAGACAAagggaaaataaatatatggcaataaataaatgacaaacgcatgtgtatatatatgctagTCCAATTGACACTGTTAGAAGGACAAAGAGGCATATACTTTatcaaattaataatatttgtaaattgCAATCTTTGTAAGTTTAAACTGCTTACTAATTAGTAGAACTTTAGTTCCCTGCttcttccatttttattacaatgtatatagaaaaaaaaaaagaggaaatatatttggcAAAAGCAATATATGCCTATGGAATAAATTTGAATGTACGgaatccattttttttactagataataattcaattttttatagtatAGGCACAAATGGAGTAgttcataatattatagataaaagtcaaaaatttattttgagTGATGAAAATTGTTATAGTATAATATGTTTAGGTGTAAGTAATGATAAGAAATTATTAGCTTTAGGTGAAATGTCTATTAATAAGccatttatatgtatatttacaaatagctataaatttataaaaaaattaacattaaatatatctgataatgaaagtaaaattatgaatatatgtttttcttcaaaaaataaatatttatattgtgTAACTAATGGATTTACAaaaagtttatttttatgttatgATTGGTTTGCGggaaaattaatttttagtaaaatttttcctttttatgaatttaatgaaaattgtgaaatttttttgaataataaaaattcttCTTATATAGGATTAATATCAacttttgtaaaaaatgatttaaataatgagaTAAATGAAAATCAGTTATTAGATGATGGGAAGGAATTACCAGATGTGGGAATAGACAGATGTATGGGTTCTGGAGAAGTTATacataatgataataatataaataaagctAGCCataaattagaaaaaaatatattcctaTATCATTATACAAATGAGGATCTAacagaaataaaaataaaaaataaaaaacttgAAAAAGTTAGTAAtacctatatatattgttccTGGATAAATGATGGTATTTTACtactaataaataaagataattatttaattttttataatataaaaaaaaaattattaaaaatatataaggaTCATATAGGAAATAatcaaatattaaaagtGGCATGTTTATCAAatggttttattttatatgataataattatatatatatttatgaagaATCAAATTTCAAAGTTGATAATGATGGATTAAGTTatcaattaaaatattacatccattttaattataataatttatttaatgaatattCTTTGCTATCATCTTGTGAaagatttatttattttattgggCAAGATGGGCATATAAAAAGGTTAGACATTCAAAGAGAGAAAATATGTTCTTCAAGTTTTGACGGGAAAGGGGGTCACCATTTAGGAGGCACTTCAAAAGATGTAATAAAAGATGGAGAAGCAAACAAAAATACGATGGAAAATGTTGAAAATGGACAAAGTGAGACAGTGAATTCGGGAATGataaaggaaaataaagaaaatttgGATGGTTTAGTAgaatataatacaaaagATGAAGGAAGAAATATCGAGACAGTATTGAACAATATAAGCTtagcaaaaataaatgattttgATGTATGTATTAAATGCccattaataattttatgctataatgataatacaataaaaataataaattataaaaaaaagaaattagtAATTTCAaattcatttaataatgaGCCATTAAAATTGTCTATTCATTGTTCAGGTCATTTATTGTTAGTTTCTTTTACAGATAGATTAAgattatttcatatattatataataaattaaaaataaaaaaagaatggTTTTTAAAGAATTGCTCATGTTGTAGATTTTCAAATGGTGGAAACTTAATGGCTGTTTCAAAAATTTCtacaatttatatttataaaacttatacatatgatattttatttgtttttaaatcacatgttaattatattacaGACATAATTTGGAGTTACAATGattttacaatattttcaatCGGAAAAGATGGATATCTATTTGAgtattctttatataataatggaaataaaaatatagaaataatgcataaagataaacaatttattaGTATAGATTTAGAAACTATAGACAGTTCAGAAAATGTAAgtgatttaaataatcgAGTAGATAATTACAATGAtggtgaaaaaataaaatatgatagtgaatataaaaataataaaaatttaaatacaaGTAATGTTAGAtctatttatttatcttGTAATGATAAGACTATTAAACAATTATGTGATTCAAAAATAGAATGTGTTTTAGAATCTGAATttgaaattaataaaatattattatataaaaatatttttttaatttgttcatattataATGGATTTTTTTCACGAATACGATTTTATGCTTTACCATTATGTGGCATTTATTTAGAAATTCCATGTCATATTTCTAATTgtgtaaatttaaaattagattataataaagaacTATTATTTAGTTGTTCAAAAACTGGGgaagtatatattttttcaatcgaaaaaataaaaaaatgtatattgtTTCCTCGAAATTTAGCTTCAATTAGTAATACAGCTTCTGAAAAGgttaaacaaataaatggaCAAGATATCAAAAGATGTgacgaaaaaaaagtagATGAAGAAAACCAAAAcgaaaatgataatgaaaatgatggaaatatatgtacaaaTTTTAGTAAGAGTGAAAAAAGTATGGAAGATAATGATAAGTTAGAAGGACGGTCAGAAAAAATGAGCATATCCGATTTAGCAAAAGATAAAGatacaaattataatcataccaaaattattattatagaagataatgataaaatgttaaataataatggggaagacaaaaatgaagaatCTCAAGATATAAATAGTGATGATACTTTAGAGGGAAATAGAGAAATAAATTACAGTTTTGCAATATATGACctgaataataaaagtaaatatatattagatGATGTTGAAAAAGAGAGTAATGATATTTTGATAGACTTTTGTtatgtagaaaaaaaaaataatgaattattagatctagaaaaaaagataacaaacttaaaaaatcaaatggAACttgaaatgaaaaataaagaatctatttataaaaatatgataaagaaattaaaaaaagaaaaagatttagaattaaaaaacttaatgaaaataaataaaaatataattaaagaaaaagagaaaatggaaaataagTGTAAAGAATCATTATTCGAATTAGAggaaaaacatatatattttgtaaaccAACTAAAttcacaattttatttaactaataaaatatgtgaagaaaagtttttaaaaattgaagaagaatttgatttatataaaaaaaatacaactttagaatttttagaattaaaaaaagaacatgaaataaaaatggatttACTAATgcaagaaaaaaatgatgaaatacaaaaaaaagacgattgtctaaaaaaaagtgaagaaaaatatgagcaaatgaaaaaagaaaaagatcAATATATCAAAGAAATAGAAGATGATGTAGATGAAGaaattcttttattaactaaaaaatatgaagaaGAAATTGATAAtctaaaaaaagataagtTTGATTTATTAGGAAAATTTAAGTTAcatgaatatatagaaGGTGAACTTAATGAGGGTATCAATCTTGAAAAggataattttgtaaaaaaatgtataatgaTAAAGCGAATGGAAGAggtaaatatttattatgaacTGTGCATGTATTTTATGTCATTTTCAttcttttcatttatatggTGTGTCAATTAAACTGACAGGATAGGACTACTACAGCCAAAGAACAACTTACATATGTATGGCTACATATGCATACTATATTGAAACATAATAAACATGTGTTTGTGCATATTTTGACAATTTTTCTACTTAGAACATTGAAAGCCTAAAGCTTGATATAAAGAACCTGAACGATAACATAAAATTGAAAGATACAGAAATCGATGGTAAAAACAAAGAGATTGataatttaaagaaaaaaaataaagaatttgaaaaattgaaaatagttttatttcaaaaaataaaagactTGGAATCAACGTTATCACCAAAAGATTCAGAAATAAAAGTGATGAGAGATAAGATCGATGAAATGTCAAAatgttttgaaaataatcataaaaaaactattaatttacaaatagaaataaatgaacataaaatgaaaataaaatcattaCATGATGAcgtattaaattataataaaaaaattgggaattatgaaaaaattttaaaaaatttacaagaCCATATCAAAGAATGCTACTTACATTTacatgataaaaaaatatttaattcatcCTTTTTAAATCTTTACAATAAATTTCACAAAATTAACGATGTTCATAATTATGATAcgaaaaatgttttttcaGAGTATATTAGACAAAAGGaatatttagaaaatatgatacaagtattaaaagataaattGGAAAAGGAAACGGAAGCTTATAgaatagaaaaaattaaaatgatGAATGAAAATTCGTTATTactaaaagaaataaatgatttaaaaatggatttaaactttttaaaatccGAATTTCATGATGCAAAACTTAAAAACAGAAAAAAtcgtttttaaaaatataaaaaacattataaaaaagagaaaatttttattatccaCGAAAATATGGTATACACCTGTgtgtgcatttttttttagctaGCCAGCTAGCGCTagtacatataaaaataaatggttGTACATATTTCATGAATACacaaaacaaatgaatagacaatgcatatatgtgtgacattaaaaaatagcatATATTCTTATCTCTtgatatgtatatatatggggAATTCCCATTTCGTATTATTTCATAACTTATCTGATCAATAATAGGCAAAATTATTGCCGAATGgcaatttaatataatatttagaACAGAATAATTGCAATATTTTGTAAGAGAGCGATTTGcattttaaatgatattctacaaaaaaaaaataattaagaCAAAATAAGAATTCTTTTTAATGTCGTGCTTTACTGGTCTTCTGCCTCATTAATAACCTTTGAACAAAGTGGggttaatttataatttttttgtaaaattaaattttttaaatttgaaaagtcttccttcatttttaattctttaaaaGCTAAAAGAACAAAACTAAGGGTATTGATATTTATGGTAAGTGATGGATCTTTTTCTTGTAAAGCAATTAATTCAGTATAGAGTGAAATAATAAcgtcatatttttttgcatttacACAAGCAACCATAGCATTGTTATATAAGAATAATAGATCTTTTCCAACAACTCCTATTAGTTTGGCTATTcttaatacatatatagaaTAACTATAAATAccacaatttttaaaagaattaagtgtatatacaaatggtaatatattttttttatttaacatttttttcatttgcatttctttaaataatttaaaggctttttcataatcatcaatattattatagacATTTAGCATAATTTGATAAGAAACTGAATTATgtgttaataataattcatcatattcattattccatatattttcaataatattaattttattacttaagcttaatgattttaaaatattatttaaaatatttacatttaaatattttttaaaatttggatcatcttttattttattataataatctaatgctttttcataatttccattttttccTAATAGATCAAATatgttttcaaaaataaaagtagaaggtatatattttgtactatttaataattcttcaaaatattttattcccTGTTCATGtaaatttgatatattacAGGCAAAAATAACATTAGCATATTCACtatattgtattttattattattattttcaacatttttaattttttcagttaattctttaaattgagcattataataattaggGGTATCTTCTCCATTTTTTGGATTAACTTGTGCAAATGTGTCTTCCCATCTATTtgatttttctttatcgTGCCGGGaatttaattcttttaaattttcaacaAATGGATCAtttcttaatttttctaaaaattcAATTGCTTTATGTCCATCGCCAACCTTTGAAAAACAACTTATCATAATTGAATAAATTTCATAATTTGGTCTAATATTATCTGATTCAGTCATTtcatcaaataatatttctgCATATTCTGCTAAATGATATTTATCACATAATGTTAAAATAAGTTTATAGGATATTAGATCtggttttatatttttctttttcattatttcaaataattcGATAATTGAAGTCAAAcatccttttttttctactgCTGATAATGCTGCATTAAAAGCGAGGGTAGTTGTGTTTACATCACTGCTTGATGATATAAGACTCATAACTTTTACCCAATCCATGTTTAAAGGAATTAGACTTTGttcaatttctttttccgaatgttttttttttaaaatactgTCATCATTTTGGTTATTACCctctttttcatcatttgcATATGTTCTGTAATTATATTGCTTCCCTTTTGTATTTACCCTTTTTGTGTTGTTAAATAGGGtgactattttttttctttttgtcTTCAAATTTTCTaaagtatttatatttactataGCATTATGGATGGGGCTTAAAAATAGAGCATCATTGTTTTTGCTTGGTCCCAAATTAACACATAAACATGttgtttttaatataaaaaatatgtaatacaaatgatttaatctcatttatataaaataaagttcaatttttttggatatacaaaatgaattatGCTATGTTCATACGCCATTTAGTttggtatatattttattacattttttaaaatgaaatacCCAACACATGTCAAGTTAGCTACATATTTGATAAGTTTTCAAAGCGAATTAGCCGATTATAAattgtttaatttttcattattcaTTCTgcaagtatatatatttttttttttaatttttttatacacttaaaaataatattttattaaaatatttgttgtACAATTGTAGAGCTAgtattatttacaaaaatcgaagctaaaaatataaggtTAAGGAAaatgattattatatgagtatataattatgtgTGCAggcaaatattattttttgttcataataaaaaaaagaatggataaatatttaaaaatattttttaaactaaAGGAAGTGACATATTTTTAGTTGGgcctttatttattaattaattatacaaaCCTTTTAAAGGTGAAtgaaatgatatattttgcCTGTTAGgcatgataatatattcttaataataatgcttTGCCAATGTTAGGAGTTGTTTCCCTcataaattatgaacagttcataatattatgagaaacattatataaaacgaaaaaaaaaaaaagatggaTCATGCATAACATAGTTTCCTCTTCATATTGtgtcataaaaaaaaataataataaatcatcgaatacaaacaaattaaaaaatcgaATGTAAtcacattaaaaaattaaatacaaacaaattataaaaaatggagcTGAATAAGACACTAAGTATTAGTTAAATACATAGATCGTATATGGAGatttatgaaataatagTGTTTGTTGAATTATTTCTCTTATAGGACCAATTGTTATGTACTAtccatttataatttattcagATATACCTGCCGATGTAAATAATGTAGTATGTAATTAATGTATAGGATTGAACTATTTTATAAGtcatacattttatttttcttaacaAATTAAATTGTGAATTTTTGAAGAGCACTATTTATTGAATGATCAGAGAAACTATAAGCCTACgcattttttaatgcaGCTTTTGCAATATCAATTCTGTTAGGACAAATAGAATCAACTTTCATATTAATGTAGTATAGCATATCATTATAATCATCTTGATCTTCAGATCCCCAATATATCATAactttttttccatttttatgtaacaattttataaattcttCTGTAATTATATCAACTGGTTTATCATcgcattttataaaaagtgattgtttttttaatctaaatgaaaaatgagCCCATTTAGCATTATAATAATCTAAAGTTCGTAAAATATCAGTAACATTTGGCAATGGTTCATCATcggaaaataataaagctATTGGTATATTTAATCGGTTATTTGATACAGGTCCTATTTGATCTATTGGTggtttattaaattttggATAATCtctaaaattattatatgtatcatTAAATTCGGATTCATCACCTTGTAATATCCAACTAAAGGAactaatttttattttataatctttataattttctaatATATCTAGTACATATTCAcctaatttttcttttgttcCTTTTAATTCGATATCATAAGATagatcttttttatatagatTTAAAACATCAATCAATAATGGaggataataaaatttcgataaaaatttaaaaaataatatttttgttcttagatcataatttttttcttgaatatgttgaatatataaatcttTACAATAATTGCAAGttatatttgaaataaattcTTCTTCTGTCATATTGTCATGTATTTTTTCTGTATTATAATGGGTACTCTTAacattttgaaatatacTAGCCAagttattttcttctttatcgtttgtataattttttaaaaaatcttctttaaataaatgttcAATTTGATCAATTTcttgcatatttttatgaaccCGACGAGATtgatgatatttttttcttttttgtgatttaatattttcttctagattaaaaaatttaatttgatctttattattagttTCAACTTTTtgttcaaataaattatccTTTGCTACTAACCAAGTTTCTTTAAAATGGCATGCTTGTATTTCATCAGCTGTCATATCTtcaatatgcatattttcatcattatcaCTACATGAAAGTGTATCATATACACGTCCATCATCAGTTCcatgaataataattactTTATTATCCTTAGTAAGCCAAACATCTAATTCAACACCATCTATTCCGCTATCCCTAGCATATTTGAATGAATAAAGTGAATTCTCAGGATATATAGAGGTCCCACCAGCAGTGCTGGTTCCTGAGCCTCTATGGCCTACAATTGCAGTTTTAACGCGTCCCATATATTGTTGATTTgtacatattataataaatatgaggaatatattatatattttcatttattggTTCTGTCCgtgtaaatttatttatgattaggagaaaaaaaaaatatatatatatctatataaaatctaattaagaaaaaaaaaaaaaaaaatttaatcgTACGTAATAGAACAAATActaaaaacaataatagttctataaaaaatataggaattattatttttaatttctaaacaatgtaaaataaataaactaagagaaaaaaaaaaatataaaataattaggtattatataaataaaataaactgTATTATATGGTTAGAAAAGGGGTGCAATAATTAATATGGATTATGAGTAAAATCTTTTATGGATaattttccaaaaaaaacaatgaaagtaaaaaaaatattttttatatatttatatgttacatattatactttttttatacattattctactatattatatattctagttatatattatgattgCTTAttgctttatttttttaaacatattttttatattttttaaacatattttttatatttttttaaacatattttttatatttttttaaacatattttttaatattatttaatatatttttaatatatttttatatgttttcacaaaattaacaaaaaacaaaagaataaaaaagtatgcTAATAATAGGTCCTCCTAAGGCAtcactaaaaaaaaaataaaaaaaaaaaaaaaagctcATCCggtaatattatttaaag
This window contains:
- a CDS encoding WD repeat-containing protein 65, putative, which gives rise to MYIEKKKEEIYLAKAIYAYGINLNVRNPFFLLDNNSIFYSIGTNGVVHNIIDKSQKFILSDENCYSIICLGVSNDKKLLALGEMSINKPFICIFTNSYKFIKKLTLNISDNESKIMNICFSSKNKYLYCVTNGFTKSLFLCYDWFAGKLIFSKIFPFYEFNENCEIFLNNKNSSYIGLISTFVKNDLNNEINENQLLDDGKELPDVGIDRCMGSGEVIHNDNNINKASHKLEKNIFLYHYTNEDLTEIKIKNKKLEKVSNTYIYCSWINDGILLLINKDNYLIFYNIKKKLLKIYKDHIGNNQILKVACLSNGFILYDNNYIYIYEESNFKVDNDGLSYQLKYYIHFNYNNLFNEYSLLSSCERFIYFIGQDGHIKRLDIQREKICSSSFDGKGGHHLGGTSKDVIKDGEANKNTMENVENGQSETVNSGMIKENKENLDGLVEYNTKDEGRNIETVLNNISLAKINDFDVCIKCPLIILCYNDNTIKIINYKKKKLVISNSFNNEPLKLSIHCSGHLLLVSFTDRLRLFHILYNKLKIKKEWFLKNCSCCRFSNGGNLMAVSKISTIYIYKTYTYDILFVFKSHVNYITDIIWSYNDFTIFSIGKDGYLFEYSLYNNGNKNIEIMHKDKQFISIDLETIDSSENVSDLNNRVDNYNDGEKIKYDSEYKNNKNLNTSNVRSIYLSCNDKTIKQLCDSKIECVLESEFEINKILLYKNIFLICSYYNGFFSRIRFYALPLCGIYLEIPCHISNCVNLKLDYNKELLFSCSKTGEVYIFSIEKIKKCILFPRNLASISNTASEKVKQINGQDIKRCDEKKVDEENQNENDNENDGNICTNFSKSEKSMEDNDKLEGRSEKMSISDLAKDKDTNYNHTKIIIIEDNDKMLNNNGEDKNEESQDINSDDTLEGNREINYSFAIYDLNNKSKYILDDVEKESNDILIDFCYVEKKNNELLDLEKKITNLKNQMELEMKNKESIYKNMIKKLKKEKDLELKNLMKINKNIIKEKEKMENKCKESLFELEEKHIYFVNQLNSQFYLTNKICEEKFLKIEEEFDLYKKNTTLEFLELKKEHEIKMDLLMQEKNDEIQKKDDCLKKSEEKYEQMKKEKDQYIKEIEDDVDEEILLLTKKYEEEIDNLKKDKFDLLGKFKLHEYIEGELNEGINLEKDNFVKKCIMIKRMEENIESLKLDIKNLNDNIKLKDTEIDGKNKEIDNLKKKNKEFEKLKIVLFQKIKDLESTLSPKDSEIKVMRDKIDEMSKCFENNHKKTINLQIEINEHKMKIKSLHDDVLNYNKKIGNYEKILKNLQDHIKECYLHLHDKKIFNSSFLNLYNKFHKINDVHNYDTKNVFSEYIRQKEYLENMIQVLKDKLEKETEAYRIEKIKMMNENSLLLKEINDLKMDLNFLKSEFHDAKLKNRKNRF
- a CDS encoding pentatricopeptide repeat domain-containing protein, putative — encoded protein: MRLNHLYYIFFILKTTCLCVNLGPSKNNDALFLSPIHNAIVNINTLENLKTKRKKIVTLFNNTKRVNTKGKQYNYRTYANDEKEGNNQNDDSILKKKHSEKEIEQSLIPLNMDWVKVMSLISSSSDVNTTTLAFNAALSAVEKKGCLTSIIELFEIMKKKNIKPDLISYKLILTLCDKYHLAEYAEILFDEMTESDNIRPNYEIYSIMISCFSKVGDGHKAIEFLEKLRNDPFVENLKELNSRHDKEKSNRWEDTFAQVNPKNGEDTPNYYNAQFKELTEKIKNVENNNNKIQYSEYANVIFACNISNLHEQGIKYFEELLNSTKYIPSTFIFENIFDLLGKNGNYEKALDYYNKIKDDPNFKKYLNVNILNNILKSLSLSNKINIIENIWNNEYDELLLTHNSVSYQIMLNVYNNIDDYEKAFKLFKEMQMKKMLNKKNILPFVYTLNSFKNCGIYSYSIYVLRIAKLIGVVGKDLLFLYNNAMVACVNAKKYDVIISLYTELIALQEKDPSLTININTLSFVLLAFKELKMKEDFSNLKNLILQKNYKLTPLCSKVINEAEDQ
- a CDS encoding glycerophosphodiester phosphodiesterase, putative — translated: MQEIDQIEHLFKEDFLKNYTNDKEENNLASIFQNVKSTHYNTEKIHDNMTEEEFISNITCNYCKDLYIQHIQEKNYDLRTKILFFKFLSKFYYPPLLIDVLNLYKKDLSYDIELKGTKEKLGEYVLDILENYKDYKIKISSFSWILQGDESEFNDTYNNFRDYPKFNKPPIDQIGPVSNNRLNIPIALLFSDDEPLPNVTDILRTLDYYNAKWAHFSFRLKKQSLFIKCDDKPVDIITEEFIKLLHKNGKKVMIYWGSEDQDDYNDMLYYINMKVDSICPNRIDIAKAALKNA